A genomic window from Pseudocitrobacter corydidari includes:
- a CDS encoding YijD family membrane protein: protein MKQSGQDKGTLLLALIAGLSINGTFAALFSSIVPFSVFPIIALVLTVYCLHQRYQNRTMPVGLPGLAAACFILGVLLYSTVVRAEYPDIGSNFLPAVLSVILVFWIGVKMRNRKHEISE from the coding sequence ATGAAACAGTCAGGACAAGATAAAGGAACGCTGTTGCTGGCGCTGATCGCTGGCTTATCAATTAACGGAACTTTTGCGGCGCTGTTTAGCTCCATTGTGCCGTTTTCTGTATTCCCGATTATTGCGCTGGTGCTGACGGTGTACTGTCTGCATCAGCGGTATCAGAATCGCACGATGCCGGTGGGGTTGCCTGGCCTGGCGGCGGCCTGCTTTATTTTGGGCGTGCTGTTATACAGCACCGTGGTGCGCGCGGAGTATCCGGATATCGGCTCTAACTTCCTGCCAGCGGTGCTGTCGGTGATTCTGGTGTTCTGGATTGGCGTGAAAATGCGTAATCGGAAGCACGAGATTTCTGAATAG
- the trmA gene encoding tRNA (uridine(54)-C5)-methyltransferase TrmA, with protein MTPEHLPTEQYEAQLAEKVVRLQTMMAPFNAPVPEVFRSPVSHYRMRAEFRIWHDGDDLYHIIFDQQTKSRIRVDSFPAASELINTLMTAMLDGVRNNHALRHKLFQIDYLSTQSNQAIVSLLYHKKLDDAWRVEAEALRDALRAQNLNVHIIGRATKTKIALDQDYIDERLPVAGKEMIYRQVENSFTQPNAAMNVQMLEWALNATENSTGDLLELYCGNGNFSLALARNFDRVLATEIAKPSVAAAQYNIAANHIDNVQIIRMSAEEFTQAMNGVREFNRLQGIDLKSYQCETIFVDPPRSGLDSETEKMVQAYPRILYISCNPETLCQNLETLSQTHHVERLALFDQFPYTHHMECGVLLTKK; from the coding sequence ATGACCCCCGAACACCTTCCTACCGAGCAATACGAAGCGCAGTTGGCCGAGAAAGTGGTCCGTCTGCAAACGATGATGGCCCCGTTCAACGCGCCGGTTCCGGAGGTGTTTCGCTCGCCAGTCAGTCATTACCGCATGCGTGCGGAATTTCGCATCTGGCATGATGGGGACGACCTGTATCACATCATTTTCGATCAGCAGACCAAAAGCCGCATCCGCGTGGATTCCTTCCCGGCAGCCAGCGAGCTCATCAATACGCTGATGACCGCGATGCTGGACGGCGTGCGTAACAACCACGCTCTGCGCCACAAACTGTTCCAGATTGATTATCTGTCTACGCAAAGCAACCAGGCGATCGTTTCTCTGCTGTACCATAAAAAACTCGACGACGCGTGGCGTGTGGAAGCGGAGGCGCTGCGCGATGCATTACGCGCGCAGAACCTGAATGTGCATATCATCGGCCGCGCGACGAAAACGAAAATCGCGCTGGATCAGGACTATATCGACGAACGTCTGCCGGTCGCCGGGAAAGAGATGATCTACCGCCAGGTGGAAAACAGCTTCACCCAGCCGAACGCGGCAATGAACGTGCAGATGCTGGAGTGGGCGCTCAACGCCACGGAAAACTCAACCGGTGATTTGCTGGAACTCTACTGCGGGAACGGTAACTTCTCGCTGGCGCTGGCGCGCAACTTTGACCGCGTGCTGGCAACCGAAATCGCCAAGCCGTCCGTCGCCGCCGCGCAATACAACATTGCGGCGAACCACATTGATAATGTGCAGATTATTCGCATGTCGGCGGAAGAGTTTACCCAGGCGATGAACGGCGTGCGGGAATTCAACCGCTTGCAGGGAATTGATTTAAAAAGCTATCAGTGCGAAACGATTTTTGTCGATCCGCCGCGCAGCGGGCTGGATAGCGAAACCGAGAAAATGGTGCAGGCGTACCCGCGTATTCTGTACATCTCCTGCAACCCGGAAACGCTGTGCCAGAATCTGGAAACATTAAGCCAGACCCATCATGTGGAACGCCTGGCGCTGTTTGATCAGTTCCCGTATACGCACCATATGGAGTGCGGCGTTCTACTGACGAAGAAATAG
- the argB gene encoding acetylglutamate kinase, with the protein MNPLIIKLGGVLLDSEEALERLFTALVNYRESHQRPLVIVHGGGCVVDELMKQLNLPVKKKNGLRVTPADQIDIITGALAGTANKTLLAWAKKHDIASVGLFLGDGDSVKVTKLDEELGHVGLAMPGSPKLINLLLDGGFLPVVSSIGVTAEGELMNVNADQAATALAATLGADLILLSDVSGILDGKGQRIAEMTAEKAEQLIEQGIITDGMIVKVNAALDAARTLGRPVDIASWRHAEQLPALFNGTPIGTRILA; encoded by the coding sequence ATGAATCCATTAATTATTAAATTAGGCGGCGTGTTGCTGGATAGCGAAGAGGCGCTGGAGCGTCTGTTTACCGCACTGGTGAATTATCGTGAGTCACATCAGCGCCCGTTAGTGATTGTGCACGGCGGCGGCTGTGTGGTGGATGAACTGATGAAACAGCTCAATCTGCCGGTGAAAAAGAAGAACGGCCTGCGTGTAACGCCTGCCGACCAGATTGACATCATCACCGGCGCGCTGGCGGGTACGGCCAACAAAACGCTGCTGGCGTGGGCGAAGAAACATGATATCGCCTCTGTGGGCCTGTTCCTGGGCGACGGCGATAGCGTCAAGGTGACCAAACTCGATGAAGAACTGGGCCATGTCGGCCTGGCGATGCCGGGTTCACCAAAACTCATTAACTTGCTGCTGGACGGTGGCTTCCTGCCGGTTGTCAGTTCAATTGGCGTGACGGCTGAAGGCGAACTGATGAACGTCAATGCGGATCAGGCGGCGACGGCGCTGGCGGCGACGCTGGGCGCGGATCTTATTCTGCTTTCTGATGTGAGCGGCATTCTCGACGGCAAAGGCCAGCGTATCGCCGAGATGACGGCGGAAAAAGCAGAGCAACTGATCGAGCAGGGCATTATTACCGACGGCATGATTGTGAAAGTGAATGCGGCGCTGGATGCCGCACGCACGCTGGGTCGCCCGGTGGATATCGCTTCATGGCGTCATGCGGAGCAACTCCCGGCGCTGTTTAACGGCACGCCGATTGGCACGCGGATTCTGGCTTAA
- the sthA gene encoding Si-specific NAD(P)(+) transhydrogenase, translated as MPNSYDYDAIVIGSGPGGEGAAMGLVKQGARVAVIERYHNVGGGCTHWGTIPSKALRHAVSRIIEFNQNPLYSDHTRLLRSSFADILNHADSVINQQTRMRQGFYERNHCEILQGNAHFVDEHTLALECPDGSVETLTAEKFVIACGSRPYRPADVDFSHPRIYDSDSILSLHHEPRHVIIYGAGVIGCEYASIFRGMDVKVDLINTRDRLLAFLDQEMSDSLSYHFWNSGVVIRHNEEYEKIEGLDDGVIMHLKSGKKLKADCLLFANGRTGNTDSLALENIGLQCDSRGQLKVNSMYQTALPHIYAVGDVIGYPSLASAAYDQGRIAAHAMVKGEATAHLVEDIPTGIYTIPEISSVGKTEQQLTAMKVPYEVGRAQFKHLARAQIVGMNVGTLKILFHRETKEILGIHCFGERAAEIIHIGQAIMEQKGGGNTIEYFVNTTFNYPTMAEAYRVAALNGLNRLW; from the coding sequence ATGCCAAATTCCTACGATTATGATGCAATAGTAATTGGTTCCGGCCCCGGCGGCGAAGGCGCTGCGATGGGTCTGGTGAAACAGGGAGCGCGTGTCGCCGTTATTGAGCGTTATCATAATGTCGGCGGCGGATGTACCCACTGGGGCACCATCCCCTCAAAAGCACTTCGTCATGCCGTTAGCCGTATTATTGAATTCAACCAGAACCCCCTTTACAGCGACCACACCCGACTTCTCCGTTCCTCTTTCGCCGACATTCTGAACCATGCCGACAGCGTGATTAATCAGCAGACTCGCATGCGTCAGGGCTTTTATGAGCGTAATCACTGCGAAATTTTGCAGGGCAACGCGCATTTCGTTGACGAACACACGCTGGCGCTGGAGTGCCCGGACGGTTCGGTCGAAACGCTGACGGCGGAAAAATTCGTCATCGCCTGCGGCTCGCGCCCCTACCGCCCTGCCGACGTCGATTTCAGCCATCCGCGCATTTACGACAGCGACTCGATCCTCAGCCTGCATCACGAGCCACGCCACGTCATTATCTACGGCGCAGGGGTGATTGGCTGTGAGTACGCCTCCATTTTCCGTGGAATGGACGTCAAAGTAGACCTGATCAACACCCGCGACCGCCTGCTGGCGTTCCTCGACCAGGAAATGTCGGACTCGCTCTCTTATCACTTCTGGAACAGCGGTGTGGTGATTCGTCACAACGAAGAGTACGAGAAAATTGAAGGCCTGGACGACGGCGTCATCATGCACCTGAAATCCGGCAAAAAACTGAAAGCCGACTGTCTGCTGTTCGCCAACGGGCGCACCGGGAACACCGATTCACTGGCGCTGGAAAATATCGGCCTGCAATGTGACAGCCGTGGTCAGTTAAAAGTGAACAGCATGTATCAGACCGCGCTGCCGCACATTTACGCAGTGGGCGACGTCATTGGCTATCCGAGCCTGGCGTCTGCTGCCTACGATCAGGGCCGCATTGCCGCGCACGCGATGGTAAAAGGCGAAGCGACGGCGCACCTGGTGGAAGACATCCCAACCGGGATTTACACCATTCCGGAAATCAGTTCTGTGGGTAAAACCGAACAACAGCTGACGGCGATGAAAGTGCCGTATGAAGTGGGTCGGGCGCAGTTTAAACACCTGGCGCGCGCGCAGATTGTCGGTATGAACGTGGGAACGCTAAAAATTCTGTTCCACCGTGAGACGAAAGAGATTCTGGGTATTCACTGCTTTGGCGAACGCGCGGCGGAGATTATTCACATCGGCCAGGCGATCATGGAGCAAAAAGGCGGCGGTAACACCATCGAGTACTTTGTTAACACCACCTTTAACTACCCGACCATGGCCGAAGCCTATCGGGTAGCGGCGCTTAATGGCTTAAACCGCCTTTGGTAA
- the fabR gene encoding HTH-type transcriptional repressor FabR, with protein MMGVRAQQKEKTRRSLVEAAFSQLSAERSFASLSLREVAREAGIAPTSFYRHFRDVDELGLTMVDESGLMLRQLMRQARQRIAKGGSVIRTSVSTFMEFIGNNPNAFRLLLRERSGTSAAFRAAVAREIQHFIAELADYLEIENHMPRAFTEAQAEAMVTIVFSAGAEALDVTPEQRRQLEERLVLQLRMISKGAYYWYRREQEKTTHHSE; from the coding sequence GTGATGGGCGTTAGAGCGCAACAAAAAGAAAAAACCAGGCGTTCGCTGGTGGAAGCAGCATTTAGTCAACTGAGTGCTGAGCGAAGCTTTGCCAGCCTGAGTCTGCGTGAAGTGGCTCGCGAAGCGGGCATTGCGCCAACCTCCTTTTACCGACATTTTCGTGATGTCGATGAACTAGGGCTGACGATGGTGGACGAAAGCGGCCTGATGCTGCGTCAGTTGATGCGCCAGGCGCGTCAGCGTATCGCTAAAGGCGGCAGCGTGATCCGCACCTCCGTATCGACATTTATGGAGTTCATTGGCAATAACCCGAACGCTTTTCGCCTGCTTTTGCGCGAACGTTCCGGTACGTCTGCGGCGTTTCGTGCTGCGGTCGCGCGCGAAATTCAGCACTTCATTGCGGAACTTGCCGACTATCTGGAAATCGAAAACCATATGCCGCGCGCGTTTACCGAAGCGCAGGCGGAAGCGATGGTGACGATTGTCTTTAGCGCAGGCGCGGAAGCGTTAGATGTCACGCCGGAACAGCGACGCCAGCTGGAAGAGCGGCTGGTGCTGCAATTGCGCATGATCTCGAAAGGTGCGTATTACTGGTATCGTCGCGAACAGGAAAAAACGACACATCATTCCGAATAA
- the oxyR gene encoding DNA-binding transcriptional regulator OxyR: MNIRDLEYLVALAEHRHFRRAADSCHVSQPTLSGQIRKLEDELGVMLLERTSRKVLFTQAGLLLVDQARTVLREVKVLKEMASQQGETMSGPLHIGLIPTVGPYLLPHIIPMLHQTFPKLEMYLHEAQTHQLLAQLDSGKLDCAILALVKESEAFIEVPLFDEPMMLAIYEDHPWAERERVPMSDLAGEKLLMLEDGHCLRDQALGFCFEAGADEDTHFRATSLETLRNMVAAGSGITLLPALAVPKERRRDGVVYLPCIKPEPRRTVGLVYRPGSPLRSRYEQLAEAIRGAMEGHFDEKALPKAV; encoded by the coding sequence ATGAATATTCGTGATCTTGAATACCTGGTCGCGTTAGCCGAACACCGGCATTTCCGTCGGGCGGCAGACTCGTGCCATGTCAGTCAGCCAACGCTGAGTGGGCAAATCCGCAAGCTGGAAGATGAGCTGGGCGTGATGTTGCTGGAACGCACCAGCCGTAAAGTGCTTTTCACCCAGGCAGGCTTACTGCTGGTGGATCAGGCGCGCACGGTGCTGCGTGAGGTCAAAGTGCTCAAGGAAATGGCAAGCCAGCAGGGAGAGACCATGTCTGGTCCGCTGCATATCGGTTTGATTCCGACGGTCGGCCCGTATCTGTTACCGCACATTATCCCAATGCTTCACCAGACTTTCCCGAAACTCGAAATGTACCTGCATGAAGCGCAAACGCATCAACTGCTGGCACAGCTCGACAGCGGTAAGCTGGACTGCGCCATTCTGGCGCTGGTGAAAGAGAGCGAGGCGTTTATCGAAGTGCCTCTGTTTGATGAGCCAATGATGCTGGCGATCTATGAAGATCATCCGTGGGCCGAGCGCGAGCGCGTGCCGATGTCCGATCTGGCGGGTGAGAAGCTGCTGATGCTGGAAGATGGTCACTGTCTGCGTGACCAGGCGCTGGGCTTCTGTTTTGAAGCGGGCGCGGATGAAGATACGCATTTCCGGGCAACCAGCCTCGAAACGCTGCGTAATATGGTGGCGGCAGGCAGCGGCATTACGCTGTTACCGGCGCTGGCTGTGCCGAAGGAGCGTCGCCGCGATGGCGTTGTCTACCTGCCGTGCATTAAGCCAGAACCTCGCCGTACCGTGGGCCTTGTTTATCGTCCGGGATCACCCCTGCGCAGTCGCTATGAGCAACTGGCAGAGGCTATTCGTGGAGCGATGGAAGGTCACTTCGACGAGAAAGCGTTACCAAAGGCGGTTTAA
- the argH gene encoding argininosuccinate lyase, whose translation MALWGGRFTQAADQRFKQFNDSLRFDYRLAEQDITGSVAWSKALVTVGVLTAEEQLQLEEALNVLLEEVRANPQQILQSDAEDIHSWVEGKLIDKVGQLGKKLHTGRSRNDQVATDLKLWCKDTVAELLSANRQLQSALVETAQQNQDAVMPGYTHLQRAQPVTFAHWCLAYVEMLARDESRLQDAVKRLDVSPLGSGALAGTAYEIDREQLAGWLGFASATRNSLDSVSDRDHVLELLSTASIGMVHLSRFAEDLIFFNSGEANFVELSDRVTSGSSLMPQKKNPDALELIRGKCGRVQGALTGMMMTLKGLPLAYNKDMQEDKEGLFDALDTWQDCLHMAALVLDGIQVKRPRCQEAAQQGYANATELADYLVAKGVPFREAHHIVGEAVVEAIKQGKPLEALALADLQKFSSVIGDDVYPILSLQSCLDKRAAKGGVSPKQVAQAISDAKQRLI comes from the coding sequence ATGGCACTTTGGGGCGGGCGTTTTACTCAGGCAGCGGATCAACGGTTCAAACAGTTTAACGACTCTTTGCGCTTCGACTATCGCCTGGCGGAACAGGATATTACTGGCTCTGTTGCCTGGTCTAAAGCGCTGGTCACGGTAGGCGTGCTGACGGCTGAAGAGCAGCTGCAGCTGGAAGAGGCGCTGAACGTGCTGCTGGAAGAGGTTCGTGCGAACCCGCAGCAAATTCTGCAAAGCGATGCCGAAGACATTCATAGCTGGGTGGAAGGCAAGCTTATCGATAAAGTCGGCCAGTTGGGCAAAAAACTGCATACCGGGCGCAGCCGTAACGACCAGGTGGCGACCGACCTGAAGCTGTGGTGCAAAGATACCGTTGCGGAGCTGCTGTCGGCTAACCGTCAGTTGCAGAGCGCGCTGGTGGAAACCGCGCAGCAGAATCAGGATGCAGTAATGCCGGGTTACACCCACCTGCAACGTGCGCAGCCGGTGACGTTTGCTCACTGGTGTCTGGCTTATGTTGAGATGCTGGCGCGTGATGAAAGCCGCCTGCAGGATGCGGTAAAACGCCTCGATGTTAGCCCGCTGGGTAGCGGTGCACTGGCCGGTACGGCTTACGAAATCGATCGTGAACAACTGGCTGGCTGGTTAGGTTTTGCCTCTGCCACCCGCAACAGCCTGGACAGCGTTTCTGACCGCGACCACGTGCTGGAACTGTTGTCTACCGCTTCAATTGGCATGGTGCACTTGTCGCGCTTTGCCGAAGACCTGATCTTCTTTAATTCCGGTGAAGCGAATTTTGTCGAACTGTCTGACCGCGTGACCTCAGGTTCTTCCCTGATGCCGCAGAAGAAAAACCCGGATGCGCTGGAGCTGATTCGCGGTAAATGTGGCCGCGTGCAGGGCGCGCTGACCGGCATGATGATGACGCTGAAAGGTCTGCCGCTGGCGTATAACAAAGATATGCAGGAAGACAAAGAAGGCCTGTTTGACGCGCTCGACACCTGGCAGGATTGTCTGCATATGGCGGCGCTGGTGCTGGACGGCATTCAGGTGAAACGTCCGCGTTGCCAGGAAGCGGCGCAGCAGGGTTACGCCAATGCCACCGAGCTGGCAGATTATCTGGTCGCCAAAGGCGTGCCGTTCCGTGAAGCGCACCACATCGTGGGCGAAGCGGTGGTCGAAGCCATTAAACAGGGCAAACCGCTGGAAGCGCTGGCGCTGGCCGATCTGCAAAAATTCAGCAGCGTGATTGGCGATGATGTGTATCCGATTCTGTCGTTGCAGTCTTGCCTGGATAAACGTGCGGCGAAAGGCGGCGTGTCACCGAAGCAGGTGGCGCAGGCGATTAGCGATGCGAAACAGCGTTTGATTTAA